From a single Trueperaceae bacterium genomic region:
- the dnaB gene encoding replicative DNA helicase, producing METRTAPQNLDAEQSVLGSILLDNDVFATLEGSLQAEQFYKEAHRKIYTAMARIFRRGEGIDLVTLTEELRQGGDLDAVGNVPYLVGLADAVPTAAYAESYARIVAEKAVLRDLIAASGQILQSAYEGAMPLEEVLDEAEKRIFELASTKRSSDFGTMNTLVTETFAYINELFANPDPVSGLRTGFKELDQMTAGLQPSSLNVLAARPSMGKTALALSFAVHAALREEKAVGVFSLEMSSMQLVTRMLCSEARVDMSRVRNGQLTDRDFQRLADTAGKMSDAKIFIDDHADMSVMELRSRARRLMAEHDLGLIVIDYLQLMSAGNQGRYGTENRQQEISTISRGLKALARELDVPVLVLSQLSRAVESRPNKRPMLSDLRESGAIEQDADLVMFIYRDEYYDPHSEKQGIAEVLIGKQRNGPVGGLELQFHSAHVRFNDLARGGP from the coding sequence GTGGAGACCCGCACCGCACCGCAGAACCTCGACGCCGAACAGAGCGTGCTGGGCAGCATCCTGCTGGACAACGACGTCTTCGCGACCCTCGAGGGGTCGCTGCAGGCGGAGCAGTTCTACAAGGAGGCCCACCGCAAGATCTACACGGCGATGGCGCGCATCTTCCGTCGCGGCGAAGGGATCGACCTCGTCACGCTGACCGAGGAACTGCGCCAGGGGGGCGACCTCGACGCCGTCGGGAACGTCCCGTACCTCGTCGGGCTCGCCGACGCGGTCCCGACCGCGGCGTACGCCGAAAGCTACGCCCGCATCGTCGCGGAGAAGGCGGTGCTGCGCGACCTGATCGCGGCCAGCGGCCAGATCCTGCAGTCCGCCTACGAGGGCGCCATGCCGCTCGAGGAGGTCCTGGACGAAGCGGAGAAACGCATCTTCGAGCTGGCCTCCACGAAACGCTCGAGCGACTTCGGCACCATGAACACGCTCGTCACGGAGACGTTCGCGTACATCAACGAACTCTTCGCGAACCCCGACCCCGTGTCGGGCCTCCGGACCGGCTTCAAGGAACTCGACCAGATGACCGCCGGCCTGCAGCCCTCCAGCCTCAACGTGCTCGCGGCGCGGCCCAGCATGGGCAAGACCGCCCTCGCGTTGTCGTTCGCGGTGCACGCCGCCCTCCGCGAGGAGAAGGCGGTCGGCGTCTTCAGCCTCGAGATGTCCTCGATGCAGCTCGTGACCCGCATGCTGTGCAGCGAAGCGCGGGTCGACATGTCGCGCGTCCGCAACGGCCAACTCACCGACCGCGACTTCCAGCGCCTCGCCGACACCGCCGGGAAGATGAGCGACGCGAAGATCTTCATCGACGACCACGCCGACATGAGCGTCATGGAGCTCCGGAGTCGCGCGCGCCGGCTGATGGCGGAGCACGACCTCGGGTTGATCGTCATCGATTACCTGCAGCTGATGTCCGCCGGCAACCAGGGCCGCTACGGCACCGAGAACCGGCAACAGGAGATCAGCACCATCTCGCGGGGCCTCAAGGCCCTCGCGCGCGAACTCGACGTGCCGGTCCTGGTGTTGTCGCAGTTGTCGCGCGCGGTGGAGAGCCGCCCCAACAAACGCCCGATGCTGTCCGACCTCCGCGAGTCCGGCGCCATCGAGCAGGACGCCGACCTGGTGATGTTCATCTACCGCGACGAGTACTACGACCCGCACTCGGAGAAGCAGGGCATCGCGGAGGTCCTGATCGGCAAGCAACGCAACGGCCCCGTCGGCGGGCTCGAGCTGCAGTTCCACAGCGCCCACGTGCGCTTCAACGACCTGGCGCGCGGCGGCCCCTGA
- the ftsH gene encoding ATP-dependent zinc metalloprotease FtsH produces the protein DVTEVDGTRYATRLATPPEDLRPFTAAGAEVTVAPDGIAWGTVALYALPLVAMVAFVVFLLRGQRAAGGGDGGAGQFGKSRARMASEEDTGIGFADVAGVEEAKADLEEVVEFLRAPGRYHALGARIPHGVLMAGPPGSGKTHLARAVAGEAGVPFFSISGSDFVEMFVGVGAARVRDLFETAKKSAPCIVFIDEIDAVGRRRGMNVAGGNDEREQTLNALLVEMDGFESDHDVIIMAATNRPDVLDPALMRPGRFDRQVVVDAPDVRGREAILRIHARDKPLARTVDLQRVAQRTPGFVGADLENLLNEGALVAARQGRRDIRSEDLDEAADRVTMGPERRSRVISDRERRMTAYHEAGHALAAHLLPHADPVHKITIVPRGRAMGYVMQVPEEDRASASRDELLDRIAVALAGRVTEALVIGDVTTGAQNDFQQATDLARRMVTRWGMSDALGPIALSADEGTWAAASDAGRGYSDATAREVDAEVKRIVEAQYERIEALLAARRPDLDAVVAALTERETLHRDEFEAVLRGETLPEPPPVPDPPRSREEGRSDGRDETEDRASDERRDPPPGLHPEAG, from the coding sequence CGACGTGACGGAGGTGGACGGGACGCGCTACGCCACCCGCCTCGCGACGCCCCCCGAGGACCTGCGCCCCTTCACCGCCGCCGGCGCCGAGGTCACCGTCGCCCCCGACGGGATCGCGTGGGGCACCGTCGCGCTGTACGCCCTCCCCCTCGTCGCGATGGTGGCGTTCGTCGTGTTCCTGCTCCGCGGGCAACGCGCCGCCGGCGGCGGCGACGGCGGCGCCGGCCAGTTCGGCAAGAGCCGCGCGCGGATGGCCAGCGAGGAGGACACCGGCATCGGCTTCGCCGACGTCGCCGGCGTCGAGGAGGCGAAGGCCGACCTCGAGGAGGTCGTCGAGTTCCTCCGGGCGCCCGGGCGCTACCACGCGCTCGGGGCGCGCATCCCGCACGGCGTGCTGATGGCCGGCCCCCCCGGGAGCGGCAAGACGCACTTGGCGCGCGCGGTGGCGGGCGAGGCGGGCGTCCCCTTCTTCTCCATCAGCGGCTCCGACTTCGTCGAGATGTTCGTCGGGGTCGGTGCGGCGCGCGTCCGGGACCTGTTCGAGACCGCCAAGAAGAGCGCGCCGTGCATCGTGTTCATCGACGAGATCGACGCCGTCGGCCGGCGCCGCGGCATGAACGTCGCGGGGGGCAACGACGAACGCGAGCAGACCCTCAACGCCCTCCTCGTGGAGATGGACGGGTTCGAAAGCGACCACGACGTCATCATCATGGCGGCCACCAACCGCCCCGACGTGCTCGATCCGGCGCTGATGCGCCCCGGTCGCTTCGACCGCCAGGTCGTCGTCGATGCGCCCGACGTGCGCGGCCGCGAAGCGATCCTCCGCATCCACGCGCGCGACAAGCCGCTGGCCCGAACGGTCGACCTGCAACGCGTCGCGCAACGCACCCCCGGGTTCGTCGGCGCGGACCTGGAGAACCTGCTGAACGAGGGGGCGCTCGTCGCCGCACGGCAGGGGCGCCGCGACATCCGCAGCGAGGACCTCGACGAGGCCGCCGACCGCGTCACGATGGGGCCCGAGCGACGCAGTCGCGTCATCAGCGACCGCGAGCGGCGCATGACGGCGTACCACGAGGCGGGGCACGCCCTCGCCGCGCACCTGCTGCCGCACGCCGACCCCGTGCACAAGATCACGATCGTGCCGCGCGGCCGCGCGATGGGGTACGTCATGCAGGTCCCCGAGGAGGACCGCGCCAGCGCCAGCCGCGACGAGCTGCTCGACCGGATCGCGGTGGCGTTGGCCGGCCGCGTCACCGAAGCGCTCGTGATCGGGGACGTCACGACCGGTGCGCAGAACGACTTCCAGCAGGCCACCGATCTCGCCCGCCGCATGGTGACGCGGTGGGGCATGAGCGACGCGCTCGGCCCGATCGCGTTGAGCGCCGACGAGGGGACGTGGGCCGCCGCGAGCGACGCCGGCCGGGGGTACAGCGACGCCACCGCCCGGGAGGTGGACGCCGAAGTCAAACGCATCGTCGAAGCGCAGTACGAACGCATCGAGGCGCTCCTCGCCGCCCGCCGGCCCGACCTGGACGCCGTCGTCGCCGCCCTCACGGAGCGCGAGACGCTGCACCGCGACGAGTTCGAGGCGGTCCTGCGGGGCGAAACGCTGCCCGAACCGCCGCCGGTGCCCGACCCCCCGCGGTCGCGCGAGGAGGGCCGCAGCGACGGGCGGGACGAAACCGAGGATCGCGCGTCCGACGAGCGGCGCGACCCCCCGCCGGGCCTGCACCCCGAGGCGGGCTGA